In Bacillus sp. Cs-700, one genomic interval encodes:
- a CDS encoding DUF445 family protein has translation MSSIIITILFMIAIGAVIGGFTNSLAIKMLFRPYEARYIGKWKVPFTPGLIPKRRDELAVQLGKMVVEHLLTAEGIQQKMNDPVFKRTMIEYAQKEVSKLVESNEKIEDLLKRGLHLQNPEQEIRLKASTYLTEKIETKLVKLKSKDLAEILPEKTQERIDGAIEPIADLILTKISDYIASSEGKNKLSVMIDRYLADRGTLGSMINMFFTNTRLVDKVQPELLRLLKQKDIQNVIITMLEKEWQSLKETKLETFEDKFDSEELVQGITNLIVNELPIQHVMNLSLSEAIEPYKQRIIEDFVPRIVDAAGQYLSQNLQPLMEQLHLADVVKSQVETFSVGRLEEMVLSISRREFKMITYLGAVLGGMIGLIQGIIITLMG, from the coding sequence ATGTCGTCCATAATTATAACAATCCTCTTTATGATCGCTATTGGCGCAGTAATAGGTGGATTCACGAATTCATTAGCGATTAAAATGCTGTTTAGACCATATGAAGCTCGGTACATAGGTAAATGGAAAGTTCCATTTACTCCTGGCCTCATTCCGAAACGAAGAGATGAATTAGCAGTGCAACTTGGGAAAATGGTTGTTGAACATCTTTTAACTGCTGAAGGAATTCAGCAAAAAATGAATGACCCTGTTTTCAAGCGTACGATGATTGAGTATGCACAAAAAGAAGTATCGAAATTAGTAGAGTCTAATGAAAAAATCGAGGATCTTTTAAAGCGAGGACTTCACCTCCAGAATCCCGAGCAAGAAATAAGGTTAAAAGCAAGCACGTATCTTACTGAAAAAATTGAAACAAAACTAGTGAAGTTAAAAAGCAAGGATTTAGCTGAGATTCTTCCAGAGAAAACACAGGAGAGAATTGATGGCGCAATCGAACCGATTGCAGATCTTATTTTAACGAAAATCAGTGACTACATCGCTTCTTCTGAAGGAAAGAACAAATTATCTGTCATGATTGATCGTTATCTTGCTGACCGTGGAACGCTTGGAAGTATGATTAATATGTTTTTTACGAATACAAGGTTAGTCGATAAGGTGCAACCTGAGCTGCTTCGTCTATTGAAGCAAAAAGATATTCAAAATGTTATCATCACGATGCTGGAGAAAGAATGGCAATCACTGAAAGAAACGAAATTAGAGACGTTTGAAGACAAATTCGATTCAGAAGAGCTCGTGCAAGGAATAACGAATCTTATTGTAAATGAACTTCCAATTCAGCATGTGATGAACCTAAGCCTATCAGAAGCCATAGAGCCTTATAAACAGCGTATTATCGAAGACTTTGTGCCAAGAATAGTAGATGCTGCTGGTCAGTATTTAAGTCAGAATTTGCAGCCGCTCATGGAACAACTGCATCTTGCCGATGTGGTGAAAAGTCAGGTAGAAACGTTCTCTGTAGGGCGTCTTGAAGAAATGGTTTTATCGATATCTAGACGCGAATTTAAGATGATTACGTATCTAGGAGCAGTACTTGGAGGTATGATTGGATTAATTCAAGGTATAATCATTACCCTTATGGGATGA
- a CDS encoding Cof-type HAD-IIB family hydrolase, which produces MVYQLLALDIDGTLLRSNHKIDKETKEAISYVREKGVYVTLTTSRNFASAKKIARAVKLDDVMLVTHSGAFIAEEVEKPIYEERISNEDVNKIVNILEEFDCHIRIIHERLAVGNRVKHNNYLSAKMTLGIGDPLFYPVNFVETLSEYLEKKDLSPPKIDAHFFNEEEREEARLMLEERIPSISVVRSTKCNFGIIPKGVSKAKGLRILGEKLGVTVDEMVVIGDADCDAEMIRQAGLGVAMGNASYELKRLADWVTRSNDQQGVSYMVKEVFRKQMRVQLKR; this is translated from the coding sequence ATGGTTTATCAACTTCTAGCATTAGATATTGATGGAACTTTACTTAGATCTAATCATAAAATTGACAAAGAAACGAAGGAAGCCATTAGTTATGTGAGAGAGAAAGGAGTATACGTAACGCTCACAACGAGTCGTAACTTTGCATCTGCTAAGAAAATTGCAAGGGCAGTGAAGTTAGATGACGTCATGCTCGTTACGCATAGTGGCGCCTTTATTGCTGAAGAGGTTGAAAAGCCAATTTATGAAGAAAGGATTTCAAACGAAGATGTTAATAAGATTGTTAATATTCTAGAGGAATTCGATTGCCATATTCGCATCATTCATGAACGGTTAGCTGTTGGAAATCGAGTGAAGCATAACAACTATTTATCAGCAAAGATGACACTAGGTATAGGCGACCCATTATTCTATCCTGTCAACTTTGTGGAAACCCTAAGTGAGTATTTAGAAAAGAAAGACCTCTCTCCTCCAAAAATAGATGCGCATTTCTTTAATGAAGAAGAAAGAGAGGAAGCACGTCTTATGTTAGAGGAGCGCATTCCTTCGATATCCGTTGTTCGATCGACAAAATGTAATTTTGGCATTATTCCTAAAGGCGTTTCGAAAGCAAAAGGACTTCGTATTTTAGGGGAGAAATTAGGAGTAACTGTGGATGAAATGGTTGTGATTGGTGACGCAGATTGTGATGCTGAAATGATTCGACAAGCGGGTCTTGGCGTGGCAATGGGGAATGCTTCGTATGAACTAAAGAGACTTGCCGACTGGGTAACGCGATCAAATGACCAACAAGGCGTTTCTTATATGGTAAAAGAAGTTTTTCGAAAGCAAATGCGTGTTCAACTTAAAAGGTAG
- a CDS encoding aldehyde dehydrogenase family protein, whose amino-acid sequence MQKLLDLNPKVTEFLKGTKQLYINGQWKDSVSGRTFDTLNPSTGEVLATVSEAMKDDIDEAVMSARKAFDSGPWSRMSASARSRLIYKLADLMEENKEELAMIDTLDNGKPIRETQNADVPLAIEHFRYYAGWSTKIMGQTIPVNGPFFNYTRHEALGVVGQIIPWNFPLLMAAWKLGAALATGCTVVLKPAEQTPLSALYLAQLMEEAGFPEGVVNVVPGYGETAGDALVKHPNVDKIAFTGSTEVGKYIMNQASNDLKRVTLELGGKSPNIILPDADMKKAIPGALSGIMFNQGQVCCAGSRLFVQKKAYDNVMADLVSHSQKIKQGAGLDPDTEMGPLVSAEQHERVMKYISKGQDEGAELLTGGQVPYDKGYYVQPTIFSDVDDKMTIAKEEIFGPVVAAMPFEDLDEVIERANDSNYGLAAGLWTENLKSAHYVANKIKAGTVWVNCYNAFDAASPFGGYKQSGIGREMGSYALNNYTEVKSVWINLK is encoded by the coding sequence ATGCAAAAATTACTCGACTTGAATCCAAAGGTGACGGAATTTCTGAAAGGCACAAAGCAACTTTATATTAATGGTCAATGGAAGGATTCGGTATCAGGTAGAACATTTGATACATTAAACCCCTCAACAGGTGAAGTACTTGCTACAGTTAGTGAAGCGATGAAAGACGATATTGATGAAGCTGTTATGTCAGCTCGGAAAGCTTTTGATAGCGGACCGTGGTCTCGCATGTCTGCCTCTGCTAGAAGTCGCTTAATTTATAAGCTAGCTGATTTGATGGAAGAAAATAAAGAAGAGCTTGCGATGATTGATACGCTTGATAATGGTAAACCGATACGTGAGACGCAAAATGCGGATGTTCCACTTGCGATTGAGCATTTTCGATACTACGCTGGCTGGTCAACCAAAATTATGGGACAAACCATTCCGGTTAACGGGCCGTTCTTTAACTATACGCGCCATGAAGCATTAGGTGTTGTGGGACAAATCATTCCGTGGAATTTCCCTCTACTTATGGCAGCCTGGAAGCTTGGTGCTGCACTCGCAACCGGTTGTACAGTTGTACTTAAGCCAGCTGAGCAAACGCCGCTTTCAGCACTTTACTTAGCTCAATTGATGGAAGAGGCTGGTTTCCCTGAAGGTGTTGTGAACGTAGTACCAGGATACGGGGAAACGGCAGGGGATGCACTCGTTAAGCATCCGAACGTAGATAAAATTGCATTTACTGGGTCGACTGAGGTTGGGAAATATATTATGAATCAGGCTTCAAATGATTTGAAGAGGGTTACGCTTGAACTCGGTGGGAAGTCTCCAAATATTATATTACCTGACGCCGATATGAAAAAAGCGATACCAGGGGCGTTAAGTGGTATTATGTTTAATCAGGGCCAGGTTTGCTGTGCGGGATCAAGACTTTTTGTTCAGAAGAAAGCTTATGATAATGTGATGGCTGACTTAGTAAGCCATAGTCAAAAGATCAAGCAGGGAGCAGGCTTGGATCCTGATACTGAAATGGGACCTCTCGTATCGGCTGAACAGCACGAGCGAGTGATGAAATATATTTCGAAAGGACAGGATGAGGGCGCTGAATTACTGACTGGCGGACAGGTTCCTTATGATAAGGGATACTACGTCCAACCAACCATTTTCTCTGACGTTGATGATAAGATGACGATTGCAAAAGAGGAAATCTTCGGACCGGTTGTTGCTGCCATGCCGTTTGAAGATTTGGATGAAGTGATCGAACGAGCAAATGACTCTAACTATGGTCTCGCAGCCGGCCTCTGGACTGAGAATTTGAAGTCCGCTCATTATGTTGCAAACAAAATCAAAGCTGGTACTGTTTGGGTAAACTGTTACAATGCGTTTGACGCTGCTTCTCCATTCGGTGGTTATAAGCAATCCGGTATTGGAAGAGAAATGGGTTCTTATGCTCTAAATAATTACACTGAAGTAAAGAGTGTATGGATTAACTTAAAATAA
- a CDS encoding YlbF family regulator, translating into MAEKNLYDVAYELESAMREHEDYTKLKELYDQVNQDEVSKKLFDNFRNMQMELQQKQMSGQQITEEEAQKAQQQVELVQQHEVISQLMQQEQRMSQVIQDINKIVTKPLEDLYGSPEEDIQQ; encoded by the coding sequence ATGGCAGAGAAAAATCTTTACGACGTAGCATACGAATTAGAAAGCGCAATGCGCGAGCATGAGGACTACACGAAGCTTAAAGAATTATACGATCAGGTAAATCAAGATGAGGTATCAAAGAAACTTTTTGATAACTTCCGCAACATGCAAATGGAGCTTCAACAGAAGCAAATGTCTGGTCAACAAATCACAGAAGAAGAAGCTCAAAAAGCTCAACAACAAGTTGAACTTGTGCAGCAACATGAAGTGATTTCCCAGTTGATGCAGCAAGAACAGCGCATGAGCCAGGTAATTCAGGACATTAACAAAATCGTAACGAAGCCTCTAGAGGACCTTTACGGTAGCCCTGAAGAAGACATTCAGCAGTAA
- a CDS encoding YhzD family protein, translating to MEKYIITAFEKSGATVLDESFEAQDDKEAKKVGEELLKQKGFENHTARVVSSAGKLIVLKR from the coding sequence ATGGAAAAATACATTATCACAGCATTTGAAAAAAGTGGCGCTACCGTTCTTGATGAAAGTTTTGAGGCGCAAGACGACAAGGAAGCTAAAAAAGTAGGCGAAGAGCTGTTGAAGCAAAAAGGATTTGAAAATCATACGGCCCGCGTCGTCTCATCTGCAGGAAAATTGATCGTCTTAAAAAGATAG